The proteins below come from a single Hippocampus zosterae strain Florida chromosome 5, ASM2543408v3, whole genome shotgun sequence genomic window:
- the fam131bb gene encoding hormone receptor 4 isoform X5, whose protein sequence is MRGVGGTLHACIQGLCEDTMGCIGSRRLTADGVPVQKDGEQLSMEDTTSILPRLKRNSNAYGIGALAKSSLSGVTRTMKERVTKPTAMAQGRVAHMIEWQNWGMATVGVGGLPQTRISTQEREKERRMENDAYSDLSDGEKEARFAAGILQQFAISEATLMAWSSMDGESPRSGSNQGSVAHLSEVNQESITSRDHILHHSSAEVWPHTYVSQGHYCLSSSDAWEPINNDPSGVASPPAGSYLVGTEGFDGQAAAHFVSQQQQQQQQQQFNLQQQSQLQQFQQLQQMQHYQQQQQLLQYQQQQSLEHRLHSANHSLQATPNSTIHSLVHQVHPPLVDLWNTGQMEAYQAEAGGYVGTAAVVEAGLCVPAGDDLVGNEHSPLLEQQEEEEDVKDGEMTLCMEPEASTLTPPTHPGDASGGSSPGHPPASPVGEQKACDATPAGLAHTLQEEEEEEEEEEEEEDAGRQEEGLSASMATN, encoded by the exons ATGCGCGGCGTCGGAGGAACTCTCCATGCTTGTATCCAGGGCCTTTGTGAAGACACCATGGGATGCATTGGCTCCAGGAGACTGA CAGCCGATGGCGTGCCGGTCCAGAAGGACGGGGAGCAG CTGTCCATGGAGGACACCACGTCCATCCTGCCGCGCCTCAAGAGGAACTCAAACGCCTACGGCATCGGCGCTCTGGCTAAGTCTTCTCTGTCAG GTGTGACGCGCACCATGAAAGAACGAGTGACCAAACCCACGGCCATGGCCCAGGGCCGCGTGGCCCACATGATTGAGTGGCAAAACTGGGGCATGGCCACGGTGGGCGTGGGGGGCCTCCCCCAGACCCGCATCAGCACCCAGGAGCGGGAAAAGGAGCGGCGGATGGAGAACGACGCCTACAGCGACCTGAGCGACGGCGAGAAGGAGGCCCGATTCGCCGCAG GCATCCTCCAGCAATTTGCCATCTCCGAGGCAACCCTCATGGCCTGGTCGTCGATGGATGGCGAGAGCCCTCGGTCGGGGTCAAACCAGGGCAGCGTGGCGCATCTGAGCGAGGTCAACCAGGAGAGTATCACCAGTCGAG ACCACATCTTGCATCACTCCTCAGCCGAGGTGTGGCCTCACACTTACGTCTCCCAAGGACACTACTGCCTCTCCTCCTCAGACGCTTGGGAGCCCATCAACAACGACCCGTCCGGCGTGGCCTCTCCCCCCGCCGGCTCCTACCTCGTGGGGACCGAGGGCTTCGACGGGCAGgcggccgctcactttgtgtcgcagcagcagcagcagcaacagcagcagcagtttaACCTCCAGCAGCAGAGCCAACTGCAACAGTTCCAACAGCTGCAGCAGATGCAGCactaccagcagcagcagcagctcctgCAGTATCAGCAGCAACAG TCCCTGGAACACCGGCTGCACAGCGCCAACCACTCCTTGCAAGCGACCCCCAACAGCACCATCCACAGCCTGGTCCACCAAGTGCACCCGCCCCTGGTGGATCTGTGGAACACGGGCCAGATGGAGGCCTACCAGGCAGAGGCCGGAGGCTACGTGGGCACGGCGGCCGTGGTGGAGGCCGGCCTATGCGTGCCCGCCGGAGACGACCTGGTGGGCAATGAACACTCGCCGCTGCTGGAGcagcaggaggaagaagaggatgtcaag GATGGAGAGATGACCCTGTGTATGGAGCCGGAGGCCTCCACGCTGACTCCCCCCACGCATCCAGGGGACGCCTCGGGCGGCAGCAgtccggggcacccgccggcctCGCCAGTGGGCGAGCAGAAAGCCTGCGACGCCACGCCGGCCGGCCTCGCTCACACGctgcaagaggaggaggaagaggaggaagaggaggaggaagaagaggatgcCGGACGGCAGGAAGAGGGGCTGTCCGCTTCCATGGCAACCAACTGA
- the fam131bb gene encoding hormone receptor 4 isoform X3, translating to MRGVGGTLHACIQGLCEDTMGCIGSRRLTADGVPVQKDGEQLSMEDTTSILPRLKRNSNAYGIGALAKSSLSGVSGVTRTMKERVTKPTAMAQGRVAHMIEWQNWGMATVGVGGLPQTRISTQEREKERRMENDAYSDLSDGEKEARFAAGILQQFAISEATLMAWSSMDGESPRSGSNQGSVAHLSEVNQESITSRDHILHHSSAEVWPHTYVSQGHYCLSSSDAWEPINNDPSGVASPPAGSYLVGTEGFDGQAAAHFVSQQQQQQQQQQFNLQQQSQLQQFQQLQQMQHYQQQQQLLQYQQQQSLEHRLHSANHSLQATPNSTIHSLVHQVHPPLVDLWNTGQMEAYQAEAGGYVGTAAVVEAGLCVPAGDDLVGNEHSPLLEQQEEEEDVKDGEMTLCMEPEASTLTPPTHPGDASGGSSPGHPPASPVGEQKACDATPAGLAHTLQEEEEEEEEEEEEEDAGRQEEGLSASMATN from the exons ATGCGCGGCGTCGGAGGAACTCTCCATGCTTGTATCCAGGGCCTTTGTGAAGACACCATGGGATGCATTGGCTCCAGGAGACTGA CAGCCGATGGCGTGCCGGTCCAGAAGGACGGGGAGCAG CTGTCCATGGAGGACACCACGTCCATCCTGCCGCGCCTCAAGAGGAACTCAAACGCCTACGGCATCGGCGCTCTGGCTAAGTCTTCTCTGTCAGGTGTGTcag GTGTGACGCGCACCATGAAAGAACGAGTGACCAAACCCACGGCCATGGCCCAGGGCCGCGTGGCCCACATGATTGAGTGGCAAAACTGGGGCATGGCCACGGTGGGCGTGGGGGGCCTCCCCCAGACCCGCATCAGCACCCAGGAGCGGGAAAAGGAGCGGCGGATGGAGAACGACGCCTACAGCGACCTGAGCGACGGCGAGAAGGAGGCCCGATTCGCCGCAG GCATCCTCCAGCAATTTGCCATCTCCGAGGCAACCCTCATGGCCTGGTCGTCGATGGATGGCGAGAGCCCTCGGTCGGGGTCAAACCAGGGCAGCGTGGCGCATCTGAGCGAGGTCAACCAGGAGAGTATCACCAGTCGAG ACCACATCTTGCATCACTCCTCAGCCGAGGTGTGGCCTCACACTTACGTCTCCCAAGGACACTACTGCCTCTCCTCCTCAGACGCTTGGGAGCCCATCAACAACGACCCGTCCGGCGTGGCCTCTCCCCCCGCCGGCTCCTACCTCGTGGGGACCGAGGGCTTCGACGGGCAGgcggccgctcactttgtgtcgcagcagcagcagcagcaacagcagcagcagtttaACCTCCAGCAGCAGAGCCAACTGCAACAGTTCCAACAGCTGCAGCAGATGCAGCactaccagcagcagcagcagctcctgCAGTATCAGCAGCAACAG TCCCTGGAACACCGGCTGCACAGCGCCAACCACTCCTTGCAAGCGACCCCCAACAGCACCATCCACAGCCTGGTCCACCAAGTGCACCCGCCCCTGGTGGATCTGTGGAACACGGGCCAGATGGAGGCCTACCAGGCAGAGGCCGGAGGCTACGTGGGCACGGCGGCCGTGGTGGAGGCCGGCCTATGCGTGCCCGCCGGAGACGACCTGGTGGGCAATGAACACTCGCCGCTGCTGGAGcagcaggaggaagaagaggatgtcaag GATGGAGAGATGACCCTGTGTATGGAGCCGGAGGCCTCCACGCTGACTCCCCCCACGCATCCAGGGGACGCCTCGGGCGGCAGCAgtccggggcacccgccggcctCGCCAGTGGGCGAGCAGAAAGCCTGCGACGCCACGCCGGCCGGCCTCGCTCACACGctgcaagaggaggaggaagaggaggaagaggaggaggaagaagaggatgcCGGACGGCAGGAAGAGGGGCTGTCCGCTTCCATGGCAACCAACTGA
- the fam131bb gene encoding hormone receptor 4 isoform X1, with protein sequence MRGVGGTLHACIQGLCEDTMGCIGSRRLTADGVPVQKDGEQHGRSEFSWEGINLSMEDTTSILPRLKRNSNAYGIGALAKSSLSGVSGVTRTMKERVTKPTAMAQGRVAHMIEWQNWGMATVGVGGLPQTRISTQEREKERRMENDAYSDLSDGEKEARFAAGILQQFAISEATLMAWSSMDGESPRSGSNQGSVAHLSEVNQESITSRDHILHHSSAEVWPHTYVSQGHYCLSSSDAWEPINNDPSGVASPPAGSYLVGTEGFDGQAAAHFVSQQQQQQQQQQFNLQQQSQLQQFQQLQQMQHYQQQQQLLQYQQQQSLEHRLHSANHSLQATPNSTIHSLVHQVHPPLVDLWNTGQMEAYQAEAGGYVGTAAVVEAGLCVPAGDDLVGNEHSPLLEQQEEEEDVKDGEMTLCMEPEASTLTPPTHPGDASGGSSPGHPPASPVGEQKACDATPAGLAHTLQEEEEEEEEEEEEEDAGRQEEGLSASMATN encoded by the exons ATGCGCGGCGTCGGAGGAACTCTCCATGCTTGTATCCAGGGCCTTTGTGAAGACACCATGGGATGCATTGGCTCCAGGAGACTGA CAGCCGATGGCGTGCCGGTCCAGAAGGACGGGGAGCAG CATGGACGCTCAGAATTTTCATGGGAGGGGATCAAT CTGTCCATGGAGGACACCACGTCCATCCTGCCGCGCCTCAAGAGGAACTCAAACGCCTACGGCATCGGCGCTCTGGCTAAGTCTTCTCTGTCAGGTGTGTcag GTGTGACGCGCACCATGAAAGAACGAGTGACCAAACCCACGGCCATGGCCCAGGGCCGCGTGGCCCACATGATTGAGTGGCAAAACTGGGGCATGGCCACGGTGGGCGTGGGGGGCCTCCCCCAGACCCGCATCAGCACCCAGGAGCGGGAAAAGGAGCGGCGGATGGAGAACGACGCCTACAGCGACCTGAGCGACGGCGAGAAGGAGGCCCGATTCGCCGCAG GCATCCTCCAGCAATTTGCCATCTCCGAGGCAACCCTCATGGCCTGGTCGTCGATGGATGGCGAGAGCCCTCGGTCGGGGTCAAACCAGGGCAGCGTGGCGCATCTGAGCGAGGTCAACCAGGAGAGTATCACCAGTCGAG ACCACATCTTGCATCACTCCTCAGCCGAGGTGTGGCCTCACACTTACGTCTCCCAAGGACACTACTGCCTCTCCTCCTCAGACGCTTGGGAGCCCATCAACAACGACCCGTCCGGCGTGGCCTCTCCCCCCGCCGGCTCCTACCTCGTGGGGACCGAGGGCTTCGACGGGCAGgcggccgctcactttgtgtcgcagcagcagcagcagcaacagcagcagcagtttaACCTCCAGCAGCAGAGCCAACTGCAACAGTTCCAACAGCTGCAGCAGATGCAGCactaccagcagcagcagcagctcctgCAGTATCAGCAGCAACAG TCCCTGGAACACCGGCTGCACAGCGCCAACCACTCCTTGCAAGCGACCCCCAACAGCACCATCCACAGCCTGGTCCACCAAGTGCACCCGCCCCTGGTGGATCTGTGGAACACGGGCCAGATGGAGGCCTACCAGGCAGAGGCCGGAGGCTACGTGGGCACGGCGGCCGTGGTGGAGGCCGGCCTATGCGTGCCCGCCGGAGACGACCTGGTGGGCAATGAACACTCGCCGCTGCTGGAGcagcaggaggaagaagaggatgtcaag GATGGAGAGATGACCCTGTGTATGGAGCCGGAGGCCTCCACGCTGACTCCCCCCACGCATCCAGGGGACGCCTCGGGCGGCAGCAgtccggggcacccgccggcctCGCCAGTGGGCGAGCAGAAAGCCTGCGACGCCACGCCGGCCGGCCTCGCTCACACGctgcaagaggaggaggaagaggaggaagaggaggaggaagaagaggatgcCGGACGGCAGGAAGAGGGGCTGTCCGCTTCCATGGCAACCAACTGA
- the fam131bb gene encoding hormone receptor 4 isoform X6 → MHWLQETDRWRAGPEGRGAGVTRTMKERVTKPTAMAQGRVAHMIEWQNWGMATVGVGGLPQTRISTQEREKERRMENDAYSDLSDGEKEARFAAGILQQFAISEATLMAWSSMDGESPRSGSNQGSVAHLSEVNQESITSRDHILHHSSAEVWPHTYVSQGHYCLSSSDAWEPINNDPSGVASPPAGSYLVGTEGFDGQAAAHFVSQQQQQQQQQQFNLQQQSQLQQFQQLQQMQHYQQQQQLLQYQQQQSLEHRLHSANHSLQATPNSTIHSLVHQVHPPLVDLWNTGQMEAYQAEAGGYVGTAAVVEAGLCVPAGDDLVGNEHSPLLEQQEEEEDVKDGEMTLCMEPEASTLTPPTHPGDASGGSSPGHPPASPVGEQKACDATPAGLAHTLQEEEEEEEEEEEEEDAGRQEEGLSASMATN, encoded by the exons ATGCATTGGCTCCAGGAGACTGA CCGATGGCGTGCCGGTCCAGAAGGACGGGGAGCAG GTGTGACGCGCACCATGAAAGAACGAGTGACCAAACCCACGGCCATGGCCCAGGGCCGCGTGGCCCACATGATTGAGTGGCAAAACTGGGGCATGGCCACGGTGGGCGTGGGGGGCCTCCCCCAGACCCGCATCAGCACCCAGGAGCGGGAAAAGGAGCGGCGGATGGAGAACGACGCCTACAGCGACCTGAGCGACGGCGAGAAGGAGGCCCGATTCGCCGCAG GCATCCTCCAGCAATTTGCCATCTCCGAGGCAACCCTCATGGCCTGGTCGTCGATGGATGGCGAGAGCCCTCGGTCGGGGTCAAACCAGGGCAGCGTGGCGCATCTGAGCGAGGTCAACCAGGAGAGTATCACCAGTCGAG ACCACATCTTGCATCACTCCTCAGCCGAGGTGTGGCCTCACACTTACGTCTCCCAAGGACACTACTGCCTCTCCTCCTCAGACGCTTGGGAGCCCATCAACAACGACCCGTCCGGCGTGGCCTCTCCCCCCGCCGGCTCCTACCTCGTGGGGACCGAGGGCTTCGACGGGCAGgcggccgctcactttgtgtcgcagcagcagcagcagcaacagcagcagcagtttaACCTCCAGCAGCAGAGCCAACTGCAACAGTTCCAACAGCTGCAGCAGATGCAGCactaccagcagcagcagcagctcctgCAGTATCAGCAGCAACAG TCCCTGGAACACCGGCTGCACAGCGCCAACCACTCCTTGCAAGCGACCCCCAACAGCACCATCCACAGCCTGGTCCACCAAGTGCACCCGCCCCTGGTGGATCTGTGGAACACGGGCCAGATGGAGGCCTACCAGGCAGAGGCCGGAGGCTACGTGGGCACGGCGGCCGTGGTGGAGGCCGGCCTATGCGTGCCCGCCGGAGACGACCTGGTGGGCAATGAACACTCGCCGCTGCTGGAGcagcaggaggaagaagaggatgtcaag GATGGAGAGATGACCCTGTGTATGGAGCCGGAGGCCTCCACGCTGACTCCCCCCACGCATCCAGGGGACGCCTCGGGCGGCAGCAgtccggggcacccgccggcctCGCCAGTGGGCGAGCAGAAAGCCTGCGACGCCACGCCGGCCGGCCTCGCTCACACGctgcaagaggaggaggaagaggaggaagaggaggaggaagaagaggatgcCGGACGGCAGGAAGAGGGGCTGTCCGCTTCCATGGCAACCAACTGA
- the fam131bb gene encoding hormone receptor 4 isoform X2, protein MRGVGGTLHACIQGLCEDTMGCIGSRRLTADGVPVQKDGEQHGRSEFSWEGINLSMEDTTSILPRLKRNSNAYGIGALAKSSLSGVTRTMKERVTKPTAMAQGRVAHMIEWQNWGMATVGVGGLPQTRISTQEREKERRMENDAYSDLSDGEKEARFAAGILQQFAISEATLMAWSSMDGESPRSGSNQGSVAHLSEVNQESITSRDHILHHSSAEVWPHTYVSQGHYCLSSSDAWEPINNDPSGVASPPAGSYLVGTEGFDGQAAAHFVSQQQQQQQQQQFNLQQQSQLQQFQQLQQMQHYQQQQQLLQYQQQQSLEHRLHSANHSLQATPNSTIHSLVHQVHPPLVDLWNTGQMEAYQAEAGGYVGTAAVVEAGLCVPAGDDLVGNEHSPLLEQQEEEEDVKDGEMTLCMEPEASTLTPPTHPGDASGGSSPGHPPASPVGEQKACDATPAGLAHTLQEEEEEEEEEEEEEDAGRQEEGLSASMATN, encoded by the exons ATGCGCGGCGTCGGAGGAACTCTCCATGCTTGTATCCAGGGCCTTTGTGAAGACACCATGGGATGCATTGGCTCCAGGAGACTGA CAGCCGATGGCGTGCCGGTCCAGAAGGACGGGGAGCAG CATGGACGCTCAGAATTTTCATGGGAGGGGATCAAT CTGTCCATGGAGGACACCACGTCCATCCTGCCGCGCCTCAAGAGGAACTCAAACGCCTACGGCATCGGCGCTCTGGCTAAGTCTTCTCTGTCAG GTGTGACGCGCACCATGAAAGAACGAGTGACCAAACCCACGGCCATGGCCCAGGGCCGCGTGGCCCACATGATTGAGTGGCAAAACTGGGGCATGGCCACGGTGGGCGTGGGGGGCCTCCCCCAGACCCGCATCAGCACCCAGGAGCGGGAAAAGGAGCGGCGGATGGAGAACGACGCCTACAGCGACCTGAGCGACGGCGAGAAGGAGGCCCGATTCGCCGCAG GCATCCTCCAGCAATTTGCCATCTCCGAGGCAACCCTCATGGCCTGGTCGTCGATGGATGGCGAGAGCCCTCGGTCGGGGTCAAACCAGGGCAGCGTGGCGCATCTGAGCGAGGTCAACCAGGAGAGTATCACCAGTCGAG ACCACATCTTGCATCACTCCTCAGCCGAGGTGTGGCCTCACACTTACGTCTCCCAAGGACACTACTGCCTCTCCTCCTCAGACGCTTGGGAGCCCATCAACAACGACCCGTCCGGCGTGGCCTCTCCCCCCGCCGGCTCCTACCTCGTGGGGACCGAGGGCTTCGACGGGCAGgcggccgctcactttgtgtcgcagcagcagcagcagcaacagcagcagcagtttaACCTCCAGCAGCAGAGCCAACTGCAACAGTTCCAACAGCTGCAGCAGATGCAGCactaccagcagcagcagcagctcctgCAGTATCAGCAGCAACAG TCCCTGGAACACCGGCTGCACAGCGCCAACCACTCCTTGCAAGCGACCCCCAACAGCACCATCCACAGCCTGGTCCACCAAGTGCACCCGCCCCTGGTGGATCTGTGGAACACGGGCCAGATGGAGGCCTACCAGGCAGAGGCCGGAGGCTACGTGGGCACGGCGGCCGTGGTGGAGGCCGGCCTATGCGTGCCCGCCGGAGACGACCTGGTGGGCAATGAACACTCGCCGCTGCTGGAGcagcaggaggaagaagaggatgtcaag GATGGAGAGATGACCCTGTGTATGGAGCCGGAGGCCTCCACGCTGACTCCCCCCACGCATCCAGGGGACGCCTCGGGCGGCAGCAgtccggggcacccgccggcctCGCCAGTGGGCGAGCAGAAAGCCTGCGACGCCACGCCGGCCGGCCTCGCTCACACGctgcaagaggaggaggaagaggaggaagaggaggaggaagaagaggatgcCGGACGGCAGGAAGAGGGGCTGTCCGCTTCCATGGCAACCAACTGA
- the fam131bb gene encoding hormone receptor 4 isoform X4, giving the protein MRGVGGTLHACIQGLCEDTMGCIGSRRLTDGVPVQKDGEQLSMEDTTSILPRLKRNSNAYGIGALAKSSLSGVSGVTRTMKERVTKPTAMAQGRVAHMIEWQNWGMATVGVGGLPQTRISTQEREKERRMENDAYSDLSDGEKEARFAAGILQQFAISEATLMAWSSMDGESPRSGSNQGSVAHLSEVNQESITSRDHILHHSSAEVWPHTYVSQGHYCLSSSDAWEPINNDPSGVASPPAGSYLVGTEGFDGQAAAHFVSQQQQQQQQQQFNLQQQSQLQQFQQLQQMQHYQQQQQLLQYQQQQSLEHRLHSANHSLQATPNSTIHSLVHQVHPPLVDLWNTGQMEAYQAEAGGYVGTAAVVEAGLCVPAGDDLVGNEHSPLLEQQEEEEDVKDGEMTLCMEPEASTLTPPTHPGDASGGSSPGHPPASPVGEQKACDATPAGLAHTLQEEEEEEEEEEEEEDAGRQEEGLSASMATN; this is encoded by the exons ATGCGCGGCGTCGGAGGAACTCTCCATGCTTGTATCCAGGGCCTTTGTGAAGACACCATGGGATGCATTGGCTCCAGGAGACTGA CCGATGGCGTGCCGGTCCAGAAGGACGGGGAGCAG CTGTCCATGGAGGACACCACGTCCATCCTGCCGCGCCTCAAGAGGAACTCAAACGCCTACGGCATCGGCGCTCTGGCTAAGTCTTCTCTGTCAGGTGTGTcag GTGTGACGCGCACCATGAAAGAACGAGTGACCAAACCCACGGCCATGGCCCAGGGCCGCGTGGCCCACATGATTGAGTGGCAAAACTGGGGCATGGCCACGGTGGGCGTGGGGGGCCTCCCCCAGACCCGCATCAGCACCCAGGAGCGGGAAAAGGAGCGGCGGATGGAGAACGACGCCTACAGCGACCTGAGCGACGGCGAGAAGGAGGCCCGATTCGCCGCAG GCATCCTCCAGCAATTTGCCATCTCCGAGGCAACCCTCATGGCCTGGTCGTCGATGGATGGCGAGAGCCCTCGGTCGGGGTCAAACCAGGGCAGCGTGGCGCATCTGAGCGAGGTCAACCAGGAGAGTATCACCAGTCGAG ACCACATCTTGCATCACTCCTCAGCCGAGGTGTGGCCTCACACTTACGTCTCCCAAGGACACTACTGCCTCTCCTCCTCAGACGCTTGGGAGCCCATCAACAACGACCCGTCCGGCGTGGCCTCTCCCCCCGCCGGCTCCTACCTCGTGGGGACCGAGGGCTTCGACGGGCAGgcggccgctcactttgtgtcgcagcagcagcagcagcaacagcagcagcagtttaACCTCCAGCAGCAGAGCCAACTGCAACAGTTCCAACAGCTGCAGCAGATGCAGCactaccagcagcagcagcagctcctgCAGTATCAGCAGCAACAG TCCCTGGAACACCGGCTGCACAGCGCCAACCACTCCTTGCAAGCGACCCCCAACAGCACCATCCACAGCCTGGTCCACCAAGTGCACCCGCCCCTGGTGGATCTGTGGAACACGGGCCAGATGGAGGCCTACCAGGCAGAGGCCGGAGGCTACGTGGGCACGGCGGCCGTGGTGGAGGCCGGCCTATGCGTGCCCGCCGGAGACGACCTGGTGGGCAATGAACACTCGCCGCTGCTGGAGcagcaggaggaagaagaggatgtcaag GATGGAGAGATGACCCTGTGTATGGAGCCGGAGGCCTCCACGCTGACTCCCCCCACGCATCCAGGGGACGCCTCGGGCGGCAGCAgtccggggcacccgccggcctCGCCAGTGGGCGAGCAGAAAGCCTGCGACGCCACGCCGGCCGGCCTCGCTCACACGctgcaagaggaggaggaagaggaggaagaggaggaggaagaagaggatgcCGGACGGCAGGAAGAGGGGCTGTCCGCTTCCATGGCAACCAACTGA
- the fam131bb gene encoding hormone receptor 4 isoform X7, with amino-acid sequence MKERVTKPTAMAQGRVAHMIEWQNWGMATVGVGGLPQTRISTQEREKERRMENDAYSDLSDGEKEARFAAGILQQFAISEATLMAWSSMDGESPRSGSNQGSVAHLSEVNQESITSRDHILHHSSAEVWPHTYVSQGHYCLSSSDAWEPINNDPSGVASPPAGSYLVGTEGFDGQAAAHFVSQQQQQQQQQQFNLQQQSQLQQFQQLQQMQHYQQQQQLLQYQQQQSLEHRLHSANHSLQATPNSTIHSLVHQVHPPLVDLWNTGQMEAYQAEAGGYVGTAAVVEAGLCVPAGDDLVGNEHSPLLEQQEEEEDVKDGEMTLCMEPEASTLTPPTHPGDASGGSSPGHPPASPVGEQKACDATPAGLAHTLQEEEEEEEEEEEEEDAGRQEEGLSASMATN; translated from the exons ATGAAAGAACGAGTGACCAAACCCACGGCCATGGCCCAGGGCCGCGTGGCCCACATGATTGAGTGGCAAAACTGGGGCATGGCCACGGTGGGCGTGGGGGGCCTCCCCCAGACCCGCATCAGCACCCAGGAGCGGGAAAAGGAGCGGCGGATGGAGAACGACGCCTACAGCGACCTGAGCGACGGCGAGAAGGAGGCCCGATTCGCCGCAG GCATCCTCCAGCAATTTGCCATCTCCGAGGCAACCCTCATGGCCTGGTCGTCGATGGATGGCGAGAGCCCTCGGTCGGGGTCAAACCAGGGCAGCGTGGCGCATCTGAGCGAGGTCAACCAGGAGAGTATCACCAGTCGAG ACCACATCTTGCATCACTCCTCAGCCGAGGTGTGGCCTCACACTTACGTCTCCCAAGGACACTACTGCCTCTCCTCCTCAGACGCTTGGGAGCCCATCAACAACGACCCGTCCGGCGTGGCCTCTCCCCCCGCCGGCTCCTACCTCGTGGGGACCGAGGGCTTCGACGGGCAGgcggccgctcactttgtgtcgcagcagcagcagcagcaacagcagcagcagtttaACCTCCAGCAGCAGAGCCAACTGCAACAGTTCCAACAGCTGCAGCAGATGCAGCactaccagcagcagcagcagctcctgCAGTATCAGCAGCAACAG TCCCTGGAACACCGGCTGCACAGCGCCAACCACTCCTTGCAAGCGACCCCCAACAGCACCATCCACAGCCTGGTCCACCAAGTGCACCCGCCCCTGGTGGATCTGTGGAACACGGGCCAGATGGAGGCCTACCAGGCAGAGGCCGGAGGCTACGTGGGCACGGCGGCCGTGGTGGAGGCCGGCCTATGCGTGCCCGCCGGAGACGACCTGGTGGGCAATGAACACTCGCCGCTGCTGGAGcagcaggaggaagaagaggatgtcaag GATGGAGAGATGACCCTGTGTATGGAGCCGGAGGCCTCCACGCTGACTCCCCCCACGCATCCAGGGGACGCCTCGGGCGGCAGCAgtccggggcacccgccggcctCGCCAGTGGGCGAGCAGAAAGCCTGCGACGCCACGCCGGCCGGCCTCGCTCACACGctgcaagaggaggaggaagaggaggaagaggaggaggaagaagaggatgcCGGACGGCAGGAAGAGGGGCTGTCCGCTTCCATGGCAACCAACTGA